From Gracilimonas sp.:
TGAGGCATTCACAAAAGTTCCGGCCTGCAGAAGAGTGTCGAACTCTGACTGCTGAAATACAAAGGCTTCATCCTGATTGGTAAAGGTTTGCTGAACCTCATTGCCATCGGGTTGTCGGATAGTCAGCGTAATTCCGGTTCCATCGGGATCTCTGTGCCTGTTTTCAATCAGGAAATACTCGGAATCGGAGAGCTTGTATTTTGCAATGGCATTAGGTTGATCGAGGGAATTTGCCGGAAGCTGAATATCACCCGCTTGGTTCACATCAATTTCAAAAGGGGTTTCCCATCCTAAATACATTTTTTCCCAGGCAGAAGGTTCGGGAGGAAGCAGTCCATTGTAGGAAAAGAATCCGGCTCCGTCCATCAAACCGAAACGACCAATTGCAGGGTCTCCGGTTTCAGTATTAAATAAATCCGGTAAGCCCAGGTGACTTCCAATAGATGCACACAGAAGCCCATTTATGGAAAGGGGAAAAGCGAATTCATTATCCTGAATATCAAGCCCACGGCGTGTTTCTGTTCTTGGGAGAATCATGGAGTTTGTGACACGAAACGAGCCATCATTTACAGTAAATCCGTTAAAAGAAGGATCATTTAGAAGCTGCCCGAGATTTTCTTTTCGAAGGTAAAGGGAAGGGATGTCAAAAGGGGTGATGTCCAGATTAGTGCCCGTTAGCTCAATATCACGCCCAACACCGGCATGGAATATGACAAAAGCAGTGGTTTCAGGATCCAGTCCGGAAGCATCAAAATTTGGACCGTTTTCAACTTCTTGCCAGGCATCGCGGGCAAGCTCGGCTACTTTTTCGTTCGTGAAGGTTTCTCCAGTGGGGGAGTATTCCTCCATTTTTTTCGGGAGTTGATAAATTGTGGGAAGTACCTGGTAATCGATGGTCAGTTGACCATCGGAGGATTGCTCATAATAGTTCTTAGCAAACTCAAGGTGAGCTTCAAAATAACTTCGGTTGTGCGGAAGGGGTTCAACCCGGAAGTCTTCAGCATTAGCCAAATAAGGAAGTCCGTCCATGCCATCGGGGCCAAAAATCCCGGTTCCGGAAGTCAGACGGTTACTATCCGGTTGAAATTCAACCATAATGGCAACCACATTAAGCGTTCCGGTCGCGTTCAGGTTCTCACTCAATACCGGATGGGGCTTGGAAATAGCATGAGAACGCTTAACGGGGATATGTTGAGCGTGGGTGTGGCGGTTCCAAAATAGAAAGAGCATGCTAAAAACTAACATGCTCCTCATGAAAAACTTCAAATGCTGCATGTATTAAAAGTCAATAAGCAAACTGAATCGCAAGGTGTTGGCAAGTGGGTGATCTTCTTCAAGCGTTTTTATATAACTGAAGTCAACACCCAGAAAACTATAGCGGATACCGGCGCCAAAAGTAATGTATTCACGATCACCGTTTTGGGGGTCTTCGAAATAATAACCGCCACGCAGAGCAAACTGATCAGCATACCAATACTCAATACCGGCTCCAATCATAAACTGCTGCATCAGCCCAACCTCTACAGTATTCTGACCGTCAAAACGCTCGAAGCTGCTCCATGACTTGTAAAGGGCTTCAATGGGGCCCACTGCTTTGGTTTCGATAACGGTTGAGTCACCGCTTTGCACTTCAAATTTATCGGTACGGGCCATGATTTTGGAAATATCGTTGGCAACGGTGATGCGGTTAATGCCTTCATCATCCAGGTCAAGATCGAATGACCACCCGAAGCGCAGTACCGTAGGCAGCGGGTCTTTCTGGGCGTTATCGGTGTACTGGATGCCGGGCCCGAGATTTGATAGGTTTGATCCAAAGCTAAACCGTGCATCTCTTCCGCCAAGCGAGAACGTGTCCGTCTTATACAAGAAGGAAAGGTCTACAGCTACACTGCTTCCCGGATTCACTTTTTGGGCTGCGATGGAAGTACCACTGGCCAAACTGGAGTAAATAAGGCGGAGACTGGTTCCAACCCCAAAGTTTTTACTCACCTGGTATCCATAAGATCCACCGAGTGCCACTTCGTAACTTTGGAATCGGGAGATTGGCTCCGGACTTGTTTCATCCGTTTCCACTTGTTCCCCCAGGTTCAGGTATGTTAAGTGAGCACCGAAGGTGCCAATGCCTTCAACGTAATATTTTCCTACCACGTAATCGTAGAAAAGGTCACTCACGTTAAAGTTAGCCAACCAGTTCGAGTGGGTGATACTAGCCTGGTTCGCTCCCTTTTGGAAAGCTAAGCCTGCGGGATTCCAAAATAGCGCAGATGCGTTGTCTGCAATAGCTACCCCGGTGTTACCCATACCGGCACCGCGTGAATCCGGTTCAATTTGAAGAAAGGGCACCGCTGTAATGGCAACCTGTGCATATGTGATGGCGGGCATTAAAAATAATGCCGCTGCTATGATGGATACTGTCCTTTTCATAAAAAACGAATTTAAGATAGTTGAATATAAGAGATTCAGGGTTAAGTTACGATGCTATCGTATGATTACGAGCTTTTCGACTTGCTCTGCTGTTTGTCTTCCTTTCGGGGTATTTGTTGCAACCCGAAGCACATAAATATAAGTACCGTTACCCAGGCGATCATAATCCCGGTCACGGCCATCCCATGAAATACTGGCATAAGAACTTGTAGTTATGAGTGACTGTTCAATGTGTTGGACCGGCTTGCCACTCAGTGTATAAATACGAACTGATACGTCGAGTGGATTACCGGGCTGGTTATGTTCGAAGCTGAATCGGGTGGCATTATTCATCGGGTTGGGGAAGTTAAACACGTTTCTGACGGTTAACTCCTCACTCGATGCTACTTCAAAGAAAACTTCTTCTTCTGAAGGATTATTGTGCACATCCCACGCTCGAACTTTAAGGGTATAGCTACCTTCCGGAAGTTGATCCAGAGGGTACTCGATACGCCCCCGCGTGAAATCATTTAAACTGCCCTCATAAAAATCGTTGAGGACGAACGATTGTTGTGGTTCTGTATCGATTGTAGCAATTATTTCATGTCCTACTCCTGTTCCTGTAGTGTTTATGCCAGATTGATCTTCAAGTTCAATTATCAGTGTTGGTGAACTGTTCACCAAATTTCCGTTCACAAAGCGTTCATCGTTCAGAAATACATCCATTTGCGGTCCCGACCCGTCGTCAACCGCGTTTTCGTTAACTCCGTTAAAGCGCACTTTTGTGTATGAGCCGCCGGCTGTTTGGCCATTACTGTTAGCAAAGAAAATGATACGGCCGGTGTTATCTGAAAAACTGATGTCTTTAGGTACTATAAAGGAAGAGGTAAACTGCCCATTGGTGATGGCGGCCTTGCCTTTAAAAAGAATATCGTTCTCCGATTCATAATCACAGCCAGAAAGCCGGCAGTTGTCCTGGGCAACCCATTCTCGATCGGATGGCAGAGGCACGTTACGAGGGGCGTCCATAACCGTAATAACCGCCTCTCCGCTATAATTGGGTAATGGATTTCCCTGCAGGTCTTTTATCTGTCCGGCCAGGTTAACCTGTTCAAGAGCCTTTATGGTGAGTGTGGTATCTTCACCGGTTTCTGTGTAGCCGTTAATGGACGTCAGGTCGGCTTGTTGCTCAGGCAGGCGGAATTTTGTAGCGGGATCACCAATAAGAATGAATTTTTTACTGTTCCGGGAAGCAACAACGGTAGAACTGCCGATACTGGAGTTTTTTGTACGCAAGTAAATATCACCCAATCGAAGAGGGCTTCCATCGGGATTACGTTCAACCATGCGTTGGGAGAGGGCCACGTTCAATCCGAAGTTATTTCCGGCACTTATCGTAAAACTTGTGAAGACGACCCGGGTAGTCGTAAATGCTCCTATAATCCCACCGTTTTCTGCAAAAAGCAGTTTTTCAGCACCAGACTGGGCATCAATGTCGTCGTATCGGCCGAACTGACAAGTAGCTGTTACAAGCACAGCTAATTGGTCGCGGTTGGTCAGGTTGGGAATGTAATTGGAGAGAAATAACTCCTCATCAGACAGCGTCTGCTCGTTTCCGTGGCCCGAATAATTCATAACCAGCGTACCCTCGTTAAATGAGCTTATGAAAGCATCGGTGGCACCGGGTATTTTTCGTCCCGATCCGGTAATCTCAACCGGGTAGGCAAATTCATACACTTTTTTGATTCGTAGTCCTGGCTCCATAAAGTTCATGCGCTGGGCAGTTTCATCGGCATTAACCACGTGTATGTCTCGGTCGCCGGAATCAGGGAAGTCATCATCGGCAGCAAAGGTTAACAGATTTTGCCAGTTGCCGGTGTTGGCCGGGTCTTCGTAGGTTTTAATTTTTTGGACGGCTATAGCTGCTTCTGATCGTGTTTGTGCAGAAATTCGGCCCAGTCCAATATCCAGGTAATGCGAGTTGCTGGTCTGCCCACCGGTTAAATCTCCCTCATTGTCATCCAGGAAACCGAAGAAATCATCGGTAGCGAAAGACTGTATTCTATTCAGCGATTCATCACTTTGATAGGTGACGATATAATTTTGGAAGCCATTGCTGATGATGTTCTTGTAGTCGAAGGTGGCGTCCCCAAAAAGGAGCAAATATTGCGGAGGTTCCTGCCCGTCATTCAAAGCGCGGTCGTACAAAAATTTTGTGTAATCACGAATGGCGGATGGATCGACAACGCCGCCCGAAAATTCATTCAATATTTGTTCCTGGGTTACAATAACGGGATTTAATCCATCCTTCTGAGACCTGTAATTGCCAAGGTCTTCGGCATATTCCCTGAACTCATCGGCGGTGACAATGATATAATCAGGGTAATCGGTAATTCCTTTCAGGTTTTGAGGGGCTACTAAAGTGCCCATAGCCGGTTGGAAAAAGCTGGATTGAGCCACAAACCGTAAGTCATCCCCTGAATAATAATTGAAGCTATAATTTCCGTTAGATCCGGTTGAACTCAATAGCTTCGGCTGGGTTACATCACTTACATCTAGAATGACGGGCTGGCTGTCAAACCCGGAGAGCCGGTATTGAGCAAGTTCACTGGAAGAACCATCGGCTGGGGAATAGAAATACAGATGATTATTCTGTGCCTGAAGTTCTCTGCGAACTACCACGCGGAACCAGTCCAAAAAGCCCCTTGAGCTTGATTCGCTGTGATTATAGGTAGCTTCTGCCTCAATAATTCCATCTTGAATGGATGGGGTGAAACTGGTCCTGAAGGAGCCCTCCACACCGGAATCCCCGGAACTACAGTTATAACAGCTTCCACAGCTGCTTAAGCAGGAAATAGCCCGGATATTCACCGTTTCAATTTGTTGATTGTTTATCGAGACTTCGAAATTGGCAGAATTCGTGGACCTGTTAATAAATTGACCTTCTACGGTAATAGGCTCATTGGTGATGATACCGGCAAGGGTATCTGCAAAAACAGGGATGGAAGTACCGTTGCTTGAGGCATCAAATCGCCGCCCAAACCAGTGCCGGCCTGACTTTATGCTTTCTTCAGTCTTGTAGAGCTCTTCATCTTTCCAGCTAAAATCATGAAAGGAGGTAATGGTTCGGGAAGGGGAGAAATTGTTGTTTACGGCTGCAAGACGGTCTCCGGGAGCATCCGAAACGGTCAGAAATACAAAGGATTGGTTACTGTAAGGATGAAGGCGGTGCTCAAATTCTATGCTGTCTCTGAGTACCCGGTGTGGTGAATTTCCGTAAAAAATTACGCGGTCATTGGCATTAAAAGTGCCATCATTTTGTCCTTCAACAATAACAGGAATCTGGGTTAGCTCCGGGCGGGGCTGGTCGTTTGCTTCAGGCAGCTGATAGCCTCCAGTTCCCCAAAGCTGGATATTGCGTGGATCAATAGCGCTGACTTCAATCCCCAGATCTTCAAGATAGGTGGCATCCAGTTCGTAAATTCCGTTTTTAGTGATGGGGATTTTGTACCAGGCTCCTTCGTCAAACAGAGAGCTGTTGTTTTGCTTGGCTGTTCTCAATTGTGGAAGGCGGGTATCTCCCTCTTTATAAACCCGAATTCTGAATTTTCGCAGAACTTTCGTGCCACTTTCTCCATAGCGGGCAATATTTATACTGAGCGCGCTTACTTTTTGGCCGCGTTGAATACCGGGCTCAGAGATCTCAATCAGTGGCTTAGAGTTATCAGAAAGAGCTAAAACGGTCGCTTGTTCCGGGGAAATTTCACGATTAATAGTAGAGACAGCTTGCTCAAGGACCTGGTAACGAGGGGTGTTACCGGAAACGGGAACCATCAACCCATAAGGAGACAGGATTTCGAGCTTCTCATTGGAGAACTCGTAATCTGTAAATGAGTCTGTTTCTGCTACTACTTTCAGTTGCTGGGCATTTGCTACTTCAGCAATCAATAAGCAAAGCAAACCACTAATATAAAGCAGCTTGTTAAGCATAAAGGAACTAATCGTTTACTGGTTTCGCGTATTAACGCTTAAGGTTTTGTAGCAGTTTTTCTATATAAGGATATAGTACTTCGAGTTAAGATTGACCTGTAAGATGAGAATGTTCTCTGCGCTGATGTTTAGTTAACGATAAATGAATAGTAGCTTTGGTCTATACAGTAGAGTCGTTTGTTTCAGGTCTGCTTTATAATAGGTCGGTGAAATAATAATGTCAATAAAAAAATAGCCCGCTTAAAAACATAAGCGGGCTATGTGCTTTTAAAGCATTTCCAGCACGAGGGAGGAAGCTCCGCCTCCGCCGTTGCAGATACCCGCACATCCGTATTTACCTTTCGTTCTGCGAAGGGCATGGATGAGGGTAACAATAATCCGTGCTCCTGAACAACCGAGCGGGTGACCGATACTTACGGCCCCTCCGTGGATGTTTACCTTCTCAGGGTCGAGTTCCAGAATCTGGTTGTTAGCCAAAGCCACAACCGAAAAAGCTTCGTTTATCTCAAAAAGATCGATGTCATTCTTGGTCAGCCCGGCTCTCTTAAGCGCAATGGGGATGGCATCGGCCGGTGCGGTTGTAAACCATTCAGGCGCTTTGGCAGCACTGCTATGGCTCAATATTTTTGCTAATGGCTTTAGTCCGAGTTCTTTGGCTTTGTCAGCGCTCATCACTAAAACAGCGGCTGCACCATCATTAATACTGGAAGCATTGGCAGCAGTTACGGTTCCTTCTTTGTCAAATACCGGTCGCAATTCAGGAATCTTTTCAAAACGAACTTTACCCAATTCTTCGTCTTTTTCTACTTCGGTAACATTTCCTTTGCGGTCTTTAACTTTGATCTTAATCAGCTCATCTTTGAAGTAGCCTTTCTCGGTGGCCTCAATGGCTCTTTTGTAAGAGTTGATGGCGTATTCGTCTTGCTCTTCGCGGCTGATGTTGCATTCCCGGGCGCAAAGGTCTCCCGCATTACCCATCAGGTACTTATTATATACATCCCAAAGCCCGTCTTTTACGATACCGTCTTCGGCTTCAACATGGCCGTATTTCGCGCCAAAACGTTGCTTAGGCAGATAGTAGGGAACATTACTCATGCTCTCCATTCCTCCGGCTACAATGATCTCTGCTTCGCCTAAACGAATCTGGTCGGCTGCGATCATAATCGACTTCATACCTGAAGCACATACTTTATTGACCGTGGTTGCAGGTGTTCGCTCGTGAAGTCCTGCTTTCATAGCTGCCTGCCGGGCCGGTGCCTGCCCGATACCTGCTGAAAGTACATTACCCATAACCACCTCCTGAACATCATCGGGTTTGATACCTCCTGATTTTACCGCTTCAAGGATGGCGGATGCGCCCAACTCGGGTGCAGAAAAGGAAGAAAGGCTGCCTCCAAAGGAGCCCATTGGGGTTCGTTTTGCAGATACAATTACAACGTCTCGCATGATCGGAATAAGTTTTAAATTAGATTTCTGTAAGCGCTTTTCTAGCGCCTGAAAGATACTAAAGGCTCAGGAATGATGATATACTAAAATGCCTGTTTCAGGTCATCGATGAGGTCGTCAGCGTCTTCAATTCCCACTGAAATACGAATTAAAGAATCCTTCAGACCAGCTTTTTCCCGAGCGTCTTTAGGGATGGAGCCGTGAGTCATAGAAGCGGGGTGACTTATTAATGATTCCACACCGCCCAGACTTTCAGCTAAGGTAAAGATGGATGTGTTACTCATAAATTTGGTAGCGGCTTCAATTGAGTCATCTTTCAGGGTGAAGGAAAGCATAGCTCCGAAGTCATCCATTTGTTTAGCGGCTAATTCATGCTGTGGATGTGATGACAAGCCGGGATATAATACAGACTCAACTTTATCATGACTTTCCAGGAATGAAGCTATTTGCTTAGCATTATCAACAGAACGCTGAACGCGCACGCTCAAAGTTTTGATACCACGTAAGGTGAGATAGCAATCCATAGGCCCGGGTACCGCTCCTGATGTTTTGGTTTGGAACCGGAGATTTTCCATAATCTCCTGGTTGGAACTGGCAACCGCACCGTGAATAACGTCAGAGTGTCCGGCCAAATACTTGGTCGCGGAATGGAGCACCGCATCAGCTCCAAATTCGAGCGGCCTCTGCAGGTATGGAGATGCAAAAGTATTATCAACTACGGTGAGTATATTGTTGGGCTTAGCTAATCCTACCAACGCCTCGATATCTACAATACGGAGCAAAGGATTAGTTGGGGTTTCAATCCACATCAGCTTTGTTTGTGGGGTAATGGCATCCTTGACCTTCTCCAGATCCGTCATATCAACGAAAGTGAAATCAATCCCATAGGGTTCGAATACCTTGGTAAATAACCGGTAGGAGCCTCCATATAAATCATTAGTCGTCACAACGTGATCGCCCGGACGCAACATTTTCATCAGGGAATCCATAGCTGCAACTCCGCTGGAAAAACAAGCGGCTTCGTCAGCTCCTTCTAAACCGGCGATCATTTGCTCAAGAGCTGTGCGCGTGGGGTTCCCAACGCGGGCATAATCGTACCCTTTATGTTTGTTGGGAGCTTCCTGAGCGTATGTTGAAGTTTGAAAAATGGGAGGCATTACCGCGCCTGAAGTTTCTTCTGGCTTCTGGCCGGCATGAATCGTCTTGGTATTAAATTTCATAATTAATTATCTGCTGAGGCAGTTTTGCGAGTTTTTAAAGTTTTGAGAACGCTGAGTTTACTGGTGTACTCTTCGTTGTTCGGATCTATTACAACTAATTTTTCGTAGTAATCAATCGCAAAGTTGATAAGTGTGTAAGCTTTGGATTCGAGGCTGGCTCTGTCGTTCTCAAATGCGACGGGTAGAAGTGATAAGTACTGAGCTGAGAGGTTGTTATAAAAAACAGCCAGGCTTTCAAGGTATTCCGTATTAGAGGTGTCTCTTTTGAAGGCTTCGATCAGCTGTGTTTCGGCTTCATCGCCCATTCCTTCTGCTTCAAATTTAATCTGCTCAACAAGCATAGTATCATTACTCGAATAGGCTTGCTTCAGGTCTTGTAAAATTCCGGAAGTAATCTGGTATAGCTGGGTGCCATATACATTTCTCAGGTTGGCATTATTCGGATATTCTGCTACCAGATTCTCAAGCATATCGGCAGCCTGTTCGCTGTTTCCTTCCGAGATGTAGGCATTGATCAATCCAAAAGCCAGGTTCATGTCTTCCTGCATATTTGTATTGGCCTGCTCGTAGTAAGATGCAGCTTGTTCAGGATCTCCTTTCTCGAGATATAAATACCCAAGGTTTTCATAGATTTCGACCGGGTCTTCATCCGCGTAATTCAGGGCCGTTTCGAGTGTTTGGATGGCATCGTCCAAATCTCCCACATTAAACTGTGCAATCGAAAGGTTTTTATAAGAGCTGACGGCATCTTCCCGCAAAATAAGTGCGTTTTGAAAATGAATGGCAGCGCGCTGGTATCGTTCAGAAATATCTTCATTCTCTGAAATCCGAAGACCGGCATTGTGCTCTTTTTTCCAATACTGCTGCCGCAGGCTATCTATCACGGAAACCTGGGATGCATCAGCCCCATATTCTACGGCTAACTCAAAATTATCGGCCGTATTTTCGTAAAATTCGGCTCTTAATTCCGGGTCTGCCTGGTTGGCTAAATCGGCATTAATGGTAGCTTTTTGAATGTAAAGGGAAGGTTGTTCGGGGTTTTCAGCAAGCCGGTTATCAATTTCGGTGATAGCTTCCTGATACTTGTTATTTGCAAGCAGTTCATCAATGTTAACTTGTGATGTGCTGCAAGAAATAAAAAACCCGGCCACCAGAAGTAAGCCTGTCAGCCGGGTAAAATTTGAAATAGTCATATTAAATTTTTTGATAGGTGAGATTACATGCCCGCTTTATCCATAGCTTCGGCAGCTTTTTCCTGCATGTCGAGCTGTACATAAATGCGAGACAGTGATTGCCAGTTGGCCGTATTGTCAGGCTCAAGCTCTACTGCTTTTTCGTAATATTTCATGGCTTCGCGAAGCTCTTCTTTAGCTTGTTTGTCAAGCTCACTGGCAAGTTCGTTATCCTGGGTAAAGTTTCTTTTCTCGTATAAAGCGGCTGCTTTATTGGTGAAAGAAATACCAAGATATTGGTAAGCCTTAGGATCTTCAGGGCGCAATTCCGTAACTCTGATCAGTTCAGATTCTGCGCGGTCGCTTAACTTATTCATTTCTGATGTAAGTTCTTCATTCACAGATACCAAAGAGTCGATAGAGGCATTGATGGCGTCCGCTCTGTTGCGGTTGTTTCGAAGCTCAGTGCCTAAGTCGTAAATATCGTCATAGTTACTGGTGATTCTTTCAGAAATCTCGGTGGTAGCCTGTAATAACTGAGTACCAAGCGCCAGGTGATATTGAGCGTTTTCCGGATCTCTTTCGATCAGTGCTTCAATCGTCTGAATGGATTTTTCTCTTTGTCCGGCCTGCATGTACACATCAGCTAAAACCTGTACCAGCTGTACACTGTCCGGGTAAGACTCGACGCCGTTTTCCAGTACGTTAATTGCTTCTTCAGGCTGCTCACTTTCTCTGTAGTAAGTTCCTAGTCGCAAGAAGTCTTCAGAAGGAGGGTTGCCCTTCATTTCCATAGAAGTGTTCAGAGCTTCAATGGCTCCGGCATAGTTGCCGTTAATGCTTTGAACCTGAGCAAGAATATCCCAGGAAAGGGTACTGTCAGGATTGATGATTACAGCATTTTCAAGGTGAGCAACAGCAACTTTGATAGGTTCTTCTACCGTAGCTTTCAGGCTGTCATCATTTACATACTCAATAGCTTTGTTATGCTCAAAGCCCCAGGTACTGAGGATAAGATTATCCACGTCTCCGGCTTCAGAAGGAACTTCTTCCTGAGCGGAAAATTTCTCACGAGCTGTTACAGCAGACTCTCTGAAATTCTCATAGGTTCCTTTTCTCTCACCTGCCTGAGGTATTGTTCTTGCTTTTTCTTTATACGTCATGGCCTTGTAGTAATAGGGAAGGCCGCTTTCAGGGTTGTTTTGGATGGAACGGTCTAAAACGGCAAGGGCAGAGTCATAATTCTGAGTGAAAATATTCTTCTGCGCCTCTTCAATCAAAGGATCTGTCGTTTCACAACTAGCAAGGATCCCTACAAAAAGAACCGCTGAAAGTAAGTTTCTAAGTAGCTTTTTCATTTTATTATAAAATTGAATTTGGTTGAAATCGGGTCAAATGTATATGTTGTCAAAAATAGTCATATGTGCTGCTTTCTGCAATTTATTAGCGCACATGCTTTAGATTTTTATATCACCATAATCATTAAGGAATATATTCATGAAAAAAATACATGCTACAGACAATGCACCGGCTGCTATAGGCCCTTACAGTCAGGCAACCTCTTATAACGGAACGCTTTACTGCTCCGGACAGATCCCATTAAATCCTGAAACTATGGAACTGGTAGGTGAAACCGCCGCTGAACAAGCTGCTCAGGTTATGGACAATCTTAAAGCTGTTCTTGCCGAGGCCGGCATCGATTTCTCACACGTACTTAAATGCACCATATTTTTGGCAAGTATGGATGATTTTGGCGCCGTGAATGAAGTGTATGGAGCACGATTTAAATCAGATCCTCCCGCACGAGAAACGGTAGCTGTTAAAACATTACCGAAAAATGTGCTGGTTGAAATTAGCTGTATTGCGCATCTCTAACCACCGTTTAGAAGCCGGAAATTAGTTTTGAAACTCTTTTGAAGCTATGTTTCCGGCTTTATCTTTAATCTCAACAACCGCTGAATTTGCCGCTTGAGGGGTAAATTCAGGCAGGTAATAAATCAGTAGCTCTTCTTCGTAATCGTATTCAGCGATTCCTCGCTGTCCATTCATGATGAATTTGGCAGAAGATGATTCGATACCGGTAAGATCATCGGTAACCCTTACCGAAGCCCGCCATTTTCCATAGTCCGTTTTGTAGATGTTAAGACCGGAGATTTCCGGGGCTTCATTATCAGCTAAAACCGTAAACTCACCAAGTGATGATGGACGGGCGTGGAGTGTTCTTCCTGTCAATTCAGATTCCACATAGCTTGTATCTCCATCTGAAGCATCAATTCGGAAAAGCCGGTAGTTGTTGCCGGCTTCAAAGTAATCTCCCAAAAAGAATTCCAGCCCAAAGTTGGATTTTGCAGGAAGCATTTCAGGCTGCACGGAGATGCTGATTGCTTCATTATCCATTTCATAGGAAGAAGCAACGGTCAGCGTGTCAAAGAAAGCCTTTTCACCAAATCTAAGCTTTAATCGATGATCAGGAGTTACAATTTTTTGAGCGCTTCCGGGAGTGATGCGGGCAAATTGTAACTGCTTTGAAGAGTCAACACGAACAATGTGCTGAGATTCTTCCCACTTAATTCCAAGGGTGAGTTGTGTCAGGTCAAGGGTGTTCTGAAGGTCAGGTGAAGCCCAGTTTTCAGCCCAGTACCATTCATCCGTATTGGGGGTCAGAGAAACCGATGAAGAATTTGAAAGTGTGTCCGGGACAAATGTTACAGTTGCTCTGGATGTGTTGCCAAAGTAGTCTGAAGCCACAATGGTATAAGTTTCCGAAGAGTCGGATATACCTACCCGTGCTGTTTCTTTAGTGATCAGATAGAAAGGATTTTTACTTCCATCTTTACGATACAGCCGCTGATGCCCACGCCGGGTTGATCCGAAAGGAGCTATCCGATCCAGAAACATTTCGTTACTCTCATTGTAGTCAAACCGGTTCAGTTCTTGATAAAACAACGTATCCGAATCCTGAACCAATGCCAGCGAGTAAACCGCGTAGGCATTATAAACCTCATCGGCCCGATCGTACACATTCACGGCCAACCCTGCTTTTTCGGTTAGTTTTACTTCACCAAAATCGAACACTTCCTTGCTTTTACCTGCCCTGATATAATTGGAAGCGGGCTGCCCATTTACCCGTGAGTTTTTTGTCAAGGGCTCAACAATAAGCGAAGAGAATACCGGGGGGAGGTCATCTTTTATGGATAAATTGGTTCTTAAAGCATTGACCGGTGTTTCCAGTGAGTCCCGGATTTCAAAATGAAGATGGGGCGGGCCAATGCCGGTCGATCCGGTATATCCAATTACATCCCCTTGGTTTACTTGTATGGCCAGAGTGTCGAGGAAGGCATCCATTTCAAAAGAAAAATCCTGTAGCCTTATCGAGTCTGCAATGGACTGAAATTGCTCCTTAAAACGCTGAAGGTGAGCGTAAACGGTGAATGTTCCGTCATCATGTTGAAGATATATAGCGTTTCCGTACCCGCGTTCTGTAACCAGTAATCTAAACAGGGTGCCGTCCCGGGAAGCAAAAACTTTGTAGCCTTCCCGTCCCCAGGTTTTAATATCCAGTCCGGCATGAAAGTGAGCGGATCGCGTTTCCCCAAAGGTAGAGCTCAGGTAATTGCCGGATGCGGATGGCCACAGGTATTCCTGTGCCTGAACATTTGCAGCAGTTATGAAAAGTGAAAAGATGGCTATACTG
This genomic window contains:
- a CDS encoding RidA family protein, whose product is MKKIHATDNAPAAIGPYSQATSYNGTLYCSGQIPLNPETMELVGETAAEQAAQVMDNLKAVLAEAGIDFSHVLKCTIFLASMDDFGAVNEVYGARFKSDPPARETVAVKTLPKNVLVEISCIAHL
- a CDS encoding M23 family metallopeptidase, coding for MRLFSIAIFSLFITAANVQAQEYLWPSASGNYLSSTFGETRSAHFHAGLDIKTWGREGYKVFASRDGTLFRLLVTERGYGNAIYLQHDDGTFTVYAHLQRFKEQFQSIADSIRLQDFSFEMDAFLDTLAIQVNQGDVIGYTGSTGIGPPHLHFEIRDSLETPVNALRTNLSIKDDLPPVFSSLIVEPLTKNSRVNGQPASNYIRAGKSKEVFDFGEVKLTEKAGLAVNVYDRADEVYNAYAVYSLALVQDSDTLFYQELNRFDYNESNEMFLDRIAPFGSTRRGHQRLYRKDGSKNPFYLITKETARVGISDSSETYTIVASDYFGNTSRATVTFVPDTLSNSSSVSLTPNTDEWYWAENWASPDLQNTLDLTQLTLGIKWEESQHIVRVDSSKQLQFARITPGSAQKIVTPDHRLKLRFGEKAFFDTLTVASSYEMDNEAISISVQPEMLPAKSNFGLEFFLGDYFEAGNNYRLFRIDASDGDTSYVESELTGRTLHARPSSLGEFTVLADNEAPEISGLNIYKTDYGKWRASVRVTDDLTGIESSSAKFIMNGQRGIAEYDYEEELLIYYLPEFTPQAANSAVVEIKDKAGNIASKEFQN
- a CDS encoding tetratricopeptide repeat protein, which translates into the protein MKKLLRNLLSAVLFVGILASCETTDPLIEEAQKNIFTQNYDSALAVLDRSIQNNPESGLPYYYKAMTYKEKARTIPQAGERKGTYENFRESAVTAREKFSAQEEVPSEAGDVDNLILSTWGFEHNKAIEYVNDDSLKATVEEPIKVAVAHLENAVIINPDSTLSWDILAQVQSINGNYAGAIEALNTSMEMKGNPPSEDFLRLGTYYRESEQPEEAINVLENGVESYPDSVQLVQVLADVYMQAGQREKSIQTIEALIERDPENAQYHLALGTQLLQATTEISERITSNYDDIYDLGTELRNNRNRADAINASIDSLVSVNEELTSEMNKLSDRAESELIRVTELRPEDPKAYQYLGISFTNKAAALYEKRNFTQDNELASELDKQAKEELREAMKYYEKAVELEPDNTANWQSLSRIYVQLDMQEKAAEAMDKAGM
- a CDS encoding cystathionine gamma-synthase; the encoded protein is MKFNTKTIHAGQKPEETSGAVMPPIFQTSTYAQEAPNKHKGYDYARVGNPTRTALEQMIAGLEGADEAACFSSGVAAMDSLMKMLRPGDHVVTTNDLYGGSYRLFTKVFEPYGIDFTFVDMTDLEKVKDAITPQTKLMWIETPTNPLLRIVDIEALVGLAKPNNILTVVDNTFASPYLQRPLEFGADAVLHSATKYLAGHSDVIHGAVASSNQEIMENLRFQTKTSGAVPGPMDCYLTLRGIKTLSVRVQRSVDNAKQIASFLESHDKVESVLYPGLSSHPQHELAAKQMDDFGAMLSFTLKDDSIEAATKFMSNTSIFTLAESLGGVESLISHPASMTHGSIPKDAREKAGLKDSLIRISVGIEDADDLIDDLKQAF
- a CDS encoding tetratricopeptide repeat protein — its product is MTISNFTRLTGLLLVAGFFISCSTSQVNIDELLANNKYQEAITEIDNRLAENPEQPSLYIQKATINADLANQADPELRAEFYENTADNFELAVEYGADASQVSVIDSLRQQYWKKEHNAGLRISENEDISERYQRAAIHFQNALILREDAVSSYKNLSIAQFNVGDLDDAIQTLETALNYADEDPVEIYENLGYLYLEKGDPEQAASYYEQANTNMQEDMNLAFGLINAYISEGNSEQAADMLENLVAEYPNNANLRNVYGTQLYQITSGILQDLKQAYSSNDTMLVEQIKFEAEGMGDEAETQLIEAFKRDTSNTEYLESLAVFYNNLSAQYLSLLPVAFENDRASLESKAYTLINFAIDYYEKLVVIDPNNEEYTSKLSVLKTLKTRKTASADN